In Streptomyces erythrochromogenes, the DNA window GGGTCAAGGCCGAGCTGAACCTCGGTGCGCTGCTGTCGAAGCGGGCGGCGATCACCGCGACCTCGCTGCGGGCGCGGCCGCTGGAGGAGAAGGCGGCGATCGTCGCGGCGGTCCGGGAGCACGTGTGGCCGCTGGTGGCCGCGGGCCGCGTCCGGCCGGTGGTGCACGCGACGTTCCCGATGCGGGATGCCGCCGAAGCCCACCGCGTCCTGGAATCCGGCGCCCACGTGGGCAAACTCCTGCTCACGACGTGAACCCCCGTGCCTCGGACTCCCCCGGTGACGGCTGGGGGAGTCCGAGGACCGGGGTCCGGGGCGGAGCCTCAGGACACCGCCCCGCGCCGCACGGCTAGAGGCTGCGCAGGAGCACCGCCGGGGATTCCACGCAGTCCGCGACGTAGCGCAGGAAGCCGCCGGCCGTACCGCCGTCGCAGACCCGGTGGTCGAAGGTCAGCGACAGCTGGACGACCTTGCGCACCGCCAACTGGCCCTCGTGGACCCACGGCTTGTCGATGATCCGGCCGACGCCGAGCATCGCCGCCTCAGGGTGGTTGATGATCGGCGTGGAGCCGTCGACCCCGAACACCCCGTAGTTGTTCAGGGTGAAGGTGCCGCCCGTCAGGTCGGCCGGGGCCAGCTTGCCCGAGCGGGCGAGCTCGGTCAGCCGCGCGAACTCGGCCGACAGGGACTCCGGGTTGCGGCCCTGCGCGTCCCGGACCACGGGGACCACCAGGCCCCGCTCGGTCTGCGCGGCGAAGCCCAGGTGCACCGACGGGAGCCGGACGATCTCCTTGGCCGCGAGGTCCACGGTGGAGTTCAGCTCCGGGTACTTGGCCAGCGCGGCCGTGCAGATCCGCGCCAGCAGCGCGAGCACCGAGATCTTGGGCCCGCCCACGGCGTTCATCGCGGCCCGGGCCGCCATCAGCTCGGTGGCGTCGGCGTCGACCCAGCAGGTGGCGTCCGGGATCTCGCTGCGGCTGCGCGACAGCTTCTCGGCGACCGCACCGCGCAGGCCCTTGAGCGGGATCCGCTCGCCCTGCGCCGCCACCGCCGCCGCGGGGGCGGGAGCCGGGGCGGGCGCCCGCAGCGCGGCCAGGGCCGCCTCGACGTCGGCCCGCAGGATCAGACCCTCCGGCCCGGACCCGTGCAGCGCGCGCAGGTCCACCCCGCCGTCCTTGGCCAGCTTGCGGACCAGCGGCGAGATGACGGGCACCGGCCCGGCGGGAGCCACGGGAGCGGCCGGAGCCACCGGAGCCGCGACGACCGCGGCCGGGGCCGGGGCCGCGACGGGCGCCGACACCGCGGCGGTGACGGGTCGCACCCGTCGCCGACGCGCCGGACGCGAGTGGTCCGAGCCGTAGCCGATCAGCGGCCGGGGAGCCTCGCCCGAGCCTTCGTCCCCGGCAGCCTCCGCGGCCGCGGCGGGCAGCGACTGCGCACCCACCGCCACGGTGATCAGCGGGGCGCCGACCGGCAGCTCCTCGCCCTCCTCGCCGAAGCGGGCGGTGACCACGCCGCCGTAGGGGCAGGGCACCTCCACCATCGCCTTGGCCGTCTCGACCTCGACGACCGGCTGGTCGATGGCGACGACGTCGCCCACCGCCACCAGCCACCGCACGATCTCGGCCTCGGTCAGGCCCTCACCGAGGTCCGGCAGCTTGAATTCCATGACCTGCGGCATCAGTTCTCCCACTGCAGGCGGGCCACGGCGTCCAGGATCCGTTCGACGCCGGGCAGGTGGTACTTCTCCAGCATCGGCGGCGGGTACGGGATGTCGAAGCCCGTCACCCGCAGCACCGGGGCCTCCAGGTGGTGGAAGCACCGCTCCGTGACCCGGGCGGCGATCTCCGCGCCCGGCCCGCCGAAGCCGCCGGCCTCGTGGACGACGACCGCGCGACCGGTGCGGCGTACGGACTCCACGACCGTGTCCTCGTCGAAGGGGACCAGGGAGCGCAGGTCGACGACCTCCAGGTCCCAGCCCTCCTCGCGGGCCGCCTCGGCCGCCTCCAGGCAGACCGGCAGTGAAGGCCCGTAGGTGATCAGGGTGGCGCTGGTGCCCGTGCGCCGGACCAGCGCCTTCCCGATGCCCGGCACGGCAGCCGGCGCCTCGGGCGACCAGTCCGCCTTCGACCAGTACAGCCGCTTCGGCTCCAGGAAGACCACCGGGTCGTCGCTGGCGATCGACGCGCGCAGCAGCCCGTAGGCGTCCTCGACGGTCGCCGGGGTCACCACGGTGAGGCCGGGGGTGGCCACGTAGTACGCCTCGGAGGAGTCGCAGTGGTGCTCCACGCCGCCGATCCCGCCGCCGTACGGCACGCGGATGGTGATCGGCAGCGGCATCGCGCCGCGGGTGCGGTTGCGCATCTTCGCGACGTGCGAGATCAGCTGCTCGAAGGCCGGGTAGGCGAAGGCGTCGAACTGCATCTCCACCACGGGCCGCAGCCCGTACATGGCCATGCCGACGGCCGTGCCCAGGATTCCGGCCTCGGCGAGCGGGGTGTCCGTACAGCGGTCCTCGCCGAACTCCTTCGCGAGGCCGTCCGTGATCCGGAAGACGCCGCCGAGCGTCCCGACGTCCTCGCCCATCACGTGGACCGTCGGGTCCTCGGCCATCGCGTCGCGCATCGCCCGCGTCAGGGCCTGCGCCATCGTCGCGGGCTTGGCCCCCGTCTTCGCGGACTTCGCCGCCACCGTCGTCACGCCTGGTCCTCGGCTTCCAGCTCGGCACGGAGCATGGCCGCCTGCTCGCGCAGGCGGTCGGTCTGCTCCGCGTAGACATGCGCGAACAGGTCCATCGGGTCCACCACCGGATCGGCGTTCATCCCGTCGCGCAGGGACGCCGCCATCGCCTCGGCCTCGTCGCGCGCGGCCGTGATGCCCGCCTCGTCGAGGATCCCGCGCGCTGTCAGCTCCCGCTCCAGCAGGTCGATCGGGTCGTGCGCCTTCCACGCCTCGACCTCGGCGTCACCGCGGTAGCGCGTCGCGTCGTCGGCGTTCGTGTGTGCTTCCATGCGGTACGTGACGGCCTCGATCAGGGTCGGGCCGCCGCCGGCCCGGGCCCGCCGGACGGCCTCGGACAGCACCTCGTGCATCGCCGCGATGTCGTTGCCGTCGACCAGCCGGCCCGGCATGCCGTACCCGACGCCCTTGTGGGCCAGTGTCGGGGCGGCGGTCTGCTTGGCGAGCGGGACGGAGATCGCGAAGCCGTTGTTCTGCACGAGGAAGACCACCGGGGCCTGCCAGACGGCGGCGAAGTTCAGCGCCTCGTGGAAGTCGCCCTCGCTGGTGCCGCCGTCGCCGACCATGGCGAGGGCGACGACGTCGTCGCCGCGCAGCCGGGCCGCGTGCGCCAGGCCCACCGCGTGCGGCAGCTGGGTGGCGAGCGGGGTCGAGAGCGGGGCTATGCGGTGCTCACGCGGGTCGTAGCCGGTGTGCCAGTCGCCGCGCAGCAGGGTCAGCGCCTGTACGGGGTCCAGTCCGCGCGCCACGGCCGCCAGGGTGTCGCGGTAGCTCGGGAAGAGCCAGTCCTGCTCCTCCAGGACCATGGCGGCCGCGATCTCGCAGGCCTCCTGGCCGACGGTGGAGGGGTAGACGGCGAGCCGGCCCTGCTTGGTGAGCGCCGTGGCCTGGGCGTTGTAGCGACGGCCGCGCACCAGTTCGGCGTAGCACCGGCGCATCAGCGCGGGGTCGAGGCGGTCGGCCGCCTCGGTGCCCAGCACCCGGTAGGGCTCGGCGTCCGGGAGCAGCGGAGCGGCGTCCGTACGGGGCCTCCAGGCGGGCGGCGGGGTGGAACGGTGGGACGCACCGGCACCGGGCAGCTCTTGGACCGTCATGGCGGCGTACACCTCCTCGTGGGAAGCGGGCAGGGGGGCCCCGGGTGTGAGGCCCCTCACCTACCGATTGTTCGGTTGTCCGCGCAATTTGGCTACAGGCGGCTCCAGGCTGTGGACAAACTGGCGCCGGGGCCCTGGGATGGACGCAGGACGTCCAGAAGAGGGAGGCATCGGGCAATGCCGGATGAACAAATGGCCGGAACAGGTTCCGCACCGGTTGCACCGGGGACCGCACCGGGAGCCCCCGGGGTCCCGCCCGTCGCACCCCGTCCCCTGGATCCGATCGACCGGTCGATCATGCGGCTGCTCCAGGCGGACGGCCGCGCGTCCATACGGT includes these proteins:
- a CDS encoding dihydrolipoamide acetyltransferase family protein, whose protein sequence is MPQVMEFKLPDLGEGLTEAEIVRWLVAVGDVVAIDQPVVEVETAKAMVEVPCPYGGVVTARFGEEGEELPVGAPLITVAVGAQSLPAAAAEAAGDEGSGEAPRPLIGYGSDHSRPARRRRVRPVTAAVSAPVAAPAPAAVVAAPVAPAAPVAPAGPVPVISPLVRKLAKDGGVDLRALHGSGPEGLILRADVEAALAALRAPAPAPAPAAAVAAQGERIPLKGLRGAVAEKLSRSRSEIPDATCWVDADATELMAARAAMNAVGGPKISVLALLARICTAALAKYPELNSTVDLAAKEIVRLPSVHLGFAAQTERGLVVPVVRDAQGRNPESLSAEFARLTELARSGKLAPADLTGGTFTLNNYGVFGVDGSTPIINHPEAAMLGVGRIIDKPWVHEGQLAVRKVVQLSLTFDHRVCDGGTAGGFLRYVADCVESPAVLLRSL
- a CDS encoding alpha-ketoacid dehydrogenase subunit beta, coding for MAQALTRAMRDAMAEDPTVHVMGEDVGTLGGVFRITDGLAKEFGEDRCTDTPLAEAGILGTAVGMAMYGLRPVVEMQFDAFAYPAFEQLISHVAKMRNRTRGAMPLPITIRVPYGGGIGGVEHHCDSSEAYYVATPGLTVVTPATVEDAYGLLRASIASDDPVVFLEPKRLYWSKADWSPEAPAAVPGIGKALVRRTGTSATLITYGPSLPVCLEAAEAAREEGWDLEVVDLRSLVPFDEDTVVESVRRTGRAVVVHEAGGFGGPGAEIAARVTERCFHHLEAPVLRVTGFDIPYPPPMLEKYHLPGVERILDAVARLQWEN
- the pdhA gene encoding pyruvate dehydrogenase (acetyl-transferring) E1 component subunit alpha encodes the protein MTVQELPGAGASHRSTPPPAWRPRTDAAPLLPDAEPYRVLGTEAADRLDPALMRRCYAELVRGRRYNAQATALTKQGRLAVYPSTVGQEACEIAAAMVLEEQDWLFPSYRDTLAAVARGLDPVQALTLLRGDWHTGYDPREHRIAPLSTPLATQLPHAVGLAHAARLRGDDVVALAMVGDGGTSEGDFHEALNFAAVWQAPVVFLVQNNGFAISVPLAKQTAAPTLAHKGVGYGMPGRLVDGNDIAAMHEVLSEAVRRARAGGGPTLIEAVTYRMEAHTNADDATRYRGDAEVEAWKAHDPIDLLERELTARGILDEAGITAARDEAEAMAASLRDGMNADPVVDPMDLFAHVYAEQTDRLREQAAMLRAELEAEDQA